Genomic DNA from Thermobifida alba:
CAGCACGGCCGATCCGTCGGTGACCACGGCCACACTGTTGCGTTTGACGGTCAGGCGGCGGGCGTCGTCGGGGTTGGCCGCGATCGCGGAGGAGACGCGGGCCACCCCCGGGGTGTAGGCCATGGAGAGTTCGTCGCGGTTGCGCAGCGGCACCTTGGACCGCATCTCGATCTTGCCGCCCAGGTGCATGAGGAAGGTGCGGTCGCTGACCTTGTGGACGGTGACGCCCTCGACCGCGTCCAGGGAGTCGACGATCGCCTGGGCGTGGGTGGTGTCGCGGGCCGCGCAGGTGACGTCGATGCGCAGCCGCCCGTGCCCGGAGGAGTTCACGTCGAGTGCGGTGACGACGCCCCCCACGTGCTCGACGGCGTTGGTGAGACTGCTCACGGCGCTGGCACGTCCGTCGATCTCCAGGCGGACCGTGATCGAGTAGGAGACGCTGGGAAGGCTGGCCACGGGAAACTCCTCGTTGTTTCCAAGAATCGACCGCGTGCGGACGGGTCGCTGGTGTCTCGGCGTGCCGCCACCCGCCTCGGACCGAAGCGGGCCCCGACCGGCCGAGGGGGCGGACACGCGGTGCGGGTGCTGGCCTCGGGACCGGTTCCGTGCGGGGCCCGGACCGCGGCGGGAGCGGCCGCGTCCGCGCGGCCTCCGCCCGGGTCAGCGCTCCCCCGCGCGCTCCCGTGCCAGACGTTCGATGATATCGACACACGTGGCGTGCGCGGTCACCGTCGTGTCGAGGACCACGTGGTAGTGCCTGGGGTGGGCGGGGTCGGCCCGGTAGAAGCGCCGCACGTAGGCGCTGCGCGCGCGGTCGTTGGCGTCGAGGTCGCGCAGCGTGGGCGGACGCCATCCGCCGGGCTGTGCGGCGTCGCGGGGCAGCGCCTCGCGCAGCGCGACGGCCTGGCGCAGCCGCCGCTCCCGCGGCCCGTCGAGCCGCACGTGGACGGCGGTGGGGTGCTCCGCCAGGACGACCGCCCCGGCCCGGCCCAGGACCACTCCTCCCCGCTCCCCCACGGCCGCGACGACGCGCTCGGTGTGCTCGACGAACTCCTGGTCGTACAGCAGGCGCCCCTCGGCGTTGGTGGCGCCGAGGAAGACGGTGTCGACGCTGCCGAGGGTGATGCTGGGCAGCCGTGCCGCGCTGGACAGCAGCCGCTCCAGGCCCACGGGGGCGCGGTCGTCGTGCTCCAGCGCGTCCTCCAGGGAGCAGCCGAGGCGCTCGGCCACCTCCTCGGGGATCGCCCGGTCCAGGAAGGGAACCCCCAGCCGTTCGGCCACCGCGGGTCCGATCACGCTGCCCGCAGCGCCGTAGGTCGCGGAGATCGTCACCACGAGAGCCATCGGAGACCGCCTTCCGTTGGATCTGCTGGGTTTTTACCCAGCGGGAAGGCTGCTTAGCCGGGGACCGCGGCGGCCGGTCCCCGGAATGCGGGCGTCCGGCGGCTCAGAAGAGCGCGGAGGTCAGGTTGCGGCGGGCCTTGGCGACCCGCGGGTCTCCCGCGGGCAGCACCTCGAACAGGCCGAGCAGGTGCTTGCGCGCGCGGTCCCGGTCCTCGTCGCCGGTCCGGCGTACGGTCGCCACCAGCCGGGCGAACGCGTCCTCGACCTTGCCCCCGTACATGTCGAGGTCGGCGACCGCGCACTGGGCGTCGACGTCGGCGGGGTCGTCGGCGGCGGCCTTGCGGATCGCGTTGACGTCGAGGTCGCGCACCCGGGCCAGGAGGCGCACCTGGGCCAGGCCCATCGTGTAGTCCCCGTTGCCCGGGTCCTTCTCCAGCGCCGCGGTGTAGGCGGCCTCGGCCGCGGCGAAGTCGCCGCGCTGCACCGCCTCGGCGGCCTCGGCCTGGACGGGGTCGCGCTGGGGCTCCTGCTCTTGTTCGGCGGGCTGGGCCGGGCCGACCCCGGTGTAGTCCTGCGGCAGCACCCCCTGCTGCCGCAGCGCGGCGAAGACCTGGGAGAGCAGGTCGCGCAGCTGGTCCTCGTTCATCGGCCCCGCCGCGAGCGGCTGGATCTGTCCGCCCAGGGTCAGGTAGAGCGCGGGAACCCCCTGGGCGCGCAGGGCCTGGGCCAGCTGCGGGCTGGCCTCGGCGTCGACCTTGGCCAGCAGCCACTGCCCCTGGGCCTCGGTGGCCAGTTTGTCCAGGGCCTGCTCGGTCTGTTTGGACTCCCCGGACCAGCCCGCCAGGAGCACCAGGACGACCGGAGCCTGCAGGGACCGCTCCAGGACGTCGCGCTGGAAGTTCTCCTCGGTGACGTCCACGGCGTAGGGGTTGGCGGTTCCCGACGCCGCCTCGGCCTGCCGTTTGGCCTCGCGTTCCAGGGCCGCTTTGCGCGCGCCGAGATCGACCGCGCCGTGCATGGAGAATTCCGAAGGCTGCATGTCTCCATCCTGCCGCATCCGCGGCGGCCGCGGTGAACCCTGCTCCCCTCGGCGGCCCGCGCGCCGCGCTCAGCTCTCGGCGGGAAAGTCCCCGTAGTCCACCCGCAGTTTCCGGAACAGGGTGTAGATCTGCCACCGTTCCTCGTCGTCGTAGCAGCCCAGGCCGAACTCCATGTCCAGCAGGTCGCGGGTGGCCTGCTCCACCACCTCGCGCCCGGAGTCAGTGATCTCGGCGAGGGTGCCGCGCCCGTCGCTGGGGTTGGGCCTGCGCCGGACGAAGCCCTGGCGCTCCAGCCGGTCGATGGTGTTGGTGACGCTGGTGGGATGTACCATCAGCCGTTCGCCGATCTTGCCCAGGGGCAGCGCGCCGCTGGAGCTGAAGGTGAGCAGGACGAGCGCCTCGTAGCGGGCGAAGGTCAGCGCGTACGGCTTGAGCGCGGCGTCCAGCTGGCCGAGGAGGAGCTGCTGCGCCCGCATGACCGAGGTCACGGCCGCCATCGCGGAGGACTTGCCCCAGCGGGCGGCCCAGTTGTCGTGCGCGCGCTCGATCGGGTCGAACGGGAGGTTCAGCGGGTTTCCCACACCGGACACTCTAGCGACCCCGCCGCGCGGGCCGTCTGGGGGTGAAACGGCGGGCGCCGCCGGCGCGGTGTGCGGGCCGGGGCCCGCACACCGCGCTCCGTCAGGCCGAGGGCACCGACAGCAGCAGCGCGTCGCCCTGTCCGCCGCCGCCGCACAGGCCGGCGGCGCCCAGTCCGCCGCCGCGGCGGCGCAGCTCGTGGGCCAGGTGCAGCACGATGCGGGCGCCCGACATGCCGACGGGGTGGCCCAGCGCGATCGCGCCGCCGTTGACGTTGACGATGTCTGCGGAGACGCCCAGGTCCCGCATGGACTGCAGGGCCACGCTGGCGAACGCCTCGTTGATCTCGACCAGGTCGAGGTCGGAGACCTCCCGGCCCGCCTTGGCGAGCGCGTGCCTGATCGCGTTGGACGGCTGGGAGTGCAGGGAGTTGTCCGGTCCCGCGACGTTGCCGTGCGCGCCGATCTCGGCGAGGATCTCGCAGCCCAGCTCCTCGGCCTTGGCCCGGCTCATGACCACGACCGCGCAGGCGCCGTCGGAGATCTGGGAGGAGGAGCCGGCGGTGATGGTGCCCTCCGGGTCGAAGGCGGGGCGCAGCCGGGCGAGGCCCTCGGCGGTGGTGTCGGGGCGGACGCCCTCGTCGGTGTCGAAGATCTTCGGCTCGCCCCTGCGCTGCGGGATCTCCACCGGGACGATCTCGTCCTTGAACCGTCCCGCCTCGATGGCGGCGGCGGCGCGCTGGTGGGAGCGCGCGGCGAAGGCGTCCTGCTCCTCCCTGGTGAGGCCGTGCCGGGCGTTGTGGCGGTCGGTGGACAGCCCCATGGACACGTGGTCGAAGGCGTCGGTGAGGGCGTCGTGGGCGGTGGCGTCGAGCACCTCGACGGAGCCGTACTTGTAGCCGTGGCGGGCCTTGGGCAGCACGTGCGGGGCGTTGGTCATGGACTCCATGCCGCCCGCGACCACCACGTCGAACTCCCCGGCGGCGATGAGCTGGTCGGCCAGCGCGATCGCGTCGAGGCCGGACAGGCAGACCTTGTTGATGGTGAGCGAGGGGACGTTCATGGGGATGCCCGCCTTGACCGAGGCCTGGCGGGAGGGGATCTGCCCCTGGCCGGCCTGGAGGACCTGGCCCATGACGACGTAGTCGACCTGGTCGCCGGAGATCCCGGCCCGTTCCAGGGCGGCCCTGATGGCCATGGCTCCCAGGTCCACGGCGGAGAAGCCGGAGAGTGTTCCGAGCAGCTTCCCGATGGGGGTGCGCGCGCCGCTGACGATGACCGATCCAGGCATTTGCCGAGCCCTCCTCCTGTCGTCCCTCACCTGGTCTGTCACCATACAGACAGCCGGATCAGCGGCTTTAAGGGAGGGAGGAAGTTGTGTTCACCCGCATCGACCACATCGGCATCGCCTGCCGGAACCTGGACGAGAGCGTGCGCTTCTACCGGGAGACCTACGGCTTCGAGGTGACCCACGAGGAGGTCAACGAGGAGCAGGGCGTCCGTGAGGCGATGCTGCGGATCAACGGGACGGACGACGGCGGGGCGAGCTACCTGCAACTGCTGGAGCCGATCCGCGAGGACTCGCCGGTGGCCAAGTTCCTCGCCCGCAACGGCGAGGGGGTGCACCACATCGCGTTCGGGACCGCGGACGTGGCCGGGGCCGCCGCGACGGTCGGCGGGCGCGGGGTCCGGGTGCTCGACGCACAGCCGCGCAACGGCTCGATGGGGTCGCTGATCACCTTCCTGCACCCCAAGGACTGCGGCGGGGTGCTCACCGAACTGGTGCAGGCGCGTACGGACGACGCACGGCACTGAGTGCCGCGGCCGACGGCGGAGCGGGCGGCCGCCGGTCCCGGTCCGGGCGGTATCGCCCTCCGGAACCGGAGGACGCCCAAGCGTGCACGGAGCGGCCGAAAACCCAGGTTCTCTCCCAAACCACCTTCCGACGGCGGCACGGCTTGATAAAGTCTCCTAGCCGCCGTTCCATCGTTGACGGGTGTCCTCCAACCCCGGCGGTTCGCGTCCTCGTTTCCTGGCGGACACAAAAC
This window encodes:
- a CDS encoding AAA family ATPase, with translation MALVVTISATYGAAGSVIGPAVAERLGVPFLDRAIPEEVAERLGCSLEDALEHDDRAPVGLERLLSSAARLPSITLGSVDTVFLGATNAEGRLLYDQEFVEHTERVVAAVGERGGVVLGRAGAVVLAEHPTAVHVRLDGPRERRLRQAVALREALPRDAAQPGGWRPPTLRDLDANDRARSAYVRRFYRADPAHPRHYHVVLDTTVTAHATCVDIIERLARERAGER
- a CDS encoding acetyl-CoA C-acetyltransferase, with product MPGSVIVSGARTPIGKLLGTLSGFSAVDLGAMAIRAALERAGISGDQVDYVVMGQVLQAGQGQIPSRQASVKAGIPMNVPSLTINKVCLSGLDAIALADQLIAAGEFDVVVAGGMESMTNAPHVLPKARHGYKYGSVEVLDATAHDALTDAFDHVSMGLSTDRHNARHGLTREEQDAFAARSHQRAAAAIEAGRFKDEIVPVEIPQRRGEPKIFDTDEGVRPDTTAEGLARLRPAFDPEGTITAGSSSQISDGACAVVVMSRAKAEELGCEILAEIGAHGNVAGPDNSLHSQPSNAIRHALAKAGREVSDLDLVEINEAFASVALQSMRDLGVSADIVNVNGGAIALGHPVGMSGARIVLHLAHELRRRGGGLGAAGLCGGGGQGDALLLSVPSA
- a CDS encoding tetratricopeptide repeat protein, encoding MQPSEFSMHGAVDLGARKAALEREAKRQAEAASGTANPYAVDVTEENFQRDVLERSLQAPVVLVLLAGWSGESKQTEQALDKLATEAQGQWLLAKVDAEASPQLAQALRAQGVPALYLTLGGQIQPLAAGPMNEDQLRDLLSQVFAALRQQGVLPQDYTGVGPAQPAEQEQEPQRDPVQAEAAEAVQRGDFAAAEAAYTAALEKDPGNGDYTMGLAQVRLLARVRDLDVNAIRKAAADDPADVDAQCAVADLDMYGGKVEDAFARLVATVRRTGDEDRDRARKHLLGLFEVLPAGDPRVAKARRNLTSALF
- a CDS encoding MarR family winged helix-turn-helix transcriptional regulator, with translation MGNPLNLPFDPIERAHDNWAARWGKSSAMAAVTSVMRAQQLLLGQLDAALKPYALTFARYEALVLLTFSSSGALPLGKIGERLMVHPTSVTNTIDRLERQGFVRRRPNPSDGRGTLAEITDSGREVVEQATRDLLDMEFGLGCYDDEERWQIYTLFRKLRVDYGDFPAES
- the mce gene encoding methylmalonyl-CoA epimerase, whose protein sequence is MFTRIDHIGIACRNLDESVRFYRETYGFEVTHEEVNEEQGVREAMLRINGTDDGGASYLQLLEPIREDSPVAKFLARNGEGVHHIAFGTADVAGAAATVGGRGVRVLDAQPRNGSMGSLITFLHPKDCGGVLTELVQARTDDARH